A single Anopheles funestus chromosome 2RL, idAnoFuneDA-416_04, whole genome shotgun sequence DNA region contains:
- the LOC125762869 gene encoding tubulin-folding cofactor B-like, producing the protein MGDFIHLHISNSASDVVSYDRKIDPNITIAELTNIIEFITGISPYGMEVELYNGDQFLQKIIDRGVRSEHKSLRDFFVQDGMRLHVIGHCTWLDDGTTVDKFELSPEEYDSRKDSLRNYLRQNKLGRYSEERAAQKMAARAHAKEEQQKKLRDATVGKRCTVMTKGAPTRLGEIAYRGKVDGKHGIFIGVKFDEPVGVNDGTFDGKRYFDCGPKYGSFVTLDAVEIVNIPPEENLFEDEL; encoded by the exons ATGGGAGATTTTATTCACTTACATATAAGCAACTCCGCGAGTGATGTTGTTTCGTACGATCGAAAAATTGATCCTAATATTACAATCGCTGAATTAACA AACATTATTGAGTTTATTACCGGCATTAGTCCATATGGAATGGAGGTGGAACTTTACAACGGTGACCAATTCCTTCAGAAGATCATTGATCGTGGCGTTCGAAGCGAACATAAATCGCTCAGAGATTTTTTCGTCCAGGATGGGATGCGGCTTCACGTTATCGGCCATTGTACGTGGTTGGATGATGGCACCACCGTCGATAAGTTCGAGCTTTCTCCCGAAGAATACGATAGCCGAAAGGATAGTTTGCGCAATTACTTGCGCCAAAACAAGCTCGGCCGATACAGTGAGGAACGGGCGGCACAAAAGATGGCTGCACGGGCCCATGCCAAGGAGGAACAGCAGAAAAAGCTAAGGGATGCAACCGTCGGCAAACGTTGCACGGTGATGACCAAAGGTGCACCAACCCGTCTCGGTGAGATTGCTTACCGGGGCAAGGTGGACGGAAAGCACGGCATCTTTATCGGAGTCAAGTTCGATGAACCAGTGGGTGTGAACGATGGCACCTTTGATGGGAAGCGGTATTTCGACTGTGGGCCAAAGTATGGCAGCTTCGTCACACTGGACGCCGTCGAGATAGTAAACATTCCACCAGAGGAGAATCTCTTTGAGGATGAATTGTAA
- the LOC125762867 gene encoding mitochondrial import inner membrane translocase subunit TIM50-C-like — MVSRNLCDFVRFRQFCQYQTISASALHRTNRVQSGQRFIKVWDDAPKWARSYCSATKFLQGRQIRFYSTVSGKGSSEQQQNVATPQLLSKLFPQTAVEGTENESQQEKQRKEEDEEKESSWKRMKLGFVFFGFSVSAFCVYMVWVFGAPDHDAEGNLIMDEFMELPTFQQYFRRMWKSMTYYQKMIQEPSREKLLPDPLKYPYVQPPYTLVLEMKDVLVHPDWTYQTGWRFKKRPGVDKFLETLAQNYEIVVFTADQGMTVFPILDALDPRGYIMYRLVRDATHFVDGHHVKNLDNLNRDLSKVVVIDWDPNSTKLHPENTLNIPRWTGNDDDSGLFDLMALLVTIASSEVEDVRDVMTYYKSFENPLVKFRENQRILAEQMAEREHEEKQRNLPAVQRWRPSFLGGGR, encoded by the exons atggtTTCGAGAAACCTGTGTGATTTTGTCCGCTTCAGACAATTTTGTCAATACCAAACAATTTCAGCGTCCGCCCTGCACCGTACAAATCGTGTACAGTCCGGTCAGCGTTTTATAAAAGTTTGGGACGACGCCCCAAAGTGGGCCCGATCGTACTGCTCCGCCACCAAATTCTTACAGGGCCGGCAAATTCGGTTCTACTCGACAGTTT CCGGCAAAGGTTCGAgtgaacagcagcaaaacgttGCAACGCCCCAATTGCTATCGAAACTTTTCCCGCAGACCGCAGTCGAAGGGACTGAGAATGAATCGCAGCAAGAAAAGCAACGCAAAGAAGAGGACGAGGAAAAGGAATCGTCTTGGAAGCGGATGAAGCTAGGGTTTGTCTTCTTTGGCTTTTCCGTGTCCGCTTTCTGTGTGTACATGGTTTGGGTGTTTGGTGCACCGGATCACGATGCGGAAGGTAACCTCATAATGGACGAATTCATGGAACTGCCCACGTTTCAGCAATACTTTCGACGAATGTGGAAATCGATGACATACTACCAAAAAATGATACAAGAACCTTCGCGCGAAAAGCTGCTACCCGATCCGCTAAAGTATCCGTACGTACAGCCACCCTATACGTTGGTGCTAGAGATGAAAGATGTGCTGGTGCACCCAGACTGGACATACCAAACCGGGTGGCGTTTCAAGAAGCGTCCTGGCGTCGATAAGTTTCTCGAAACGTTGGCCCAAAACTACGAGATTGTAGTGTTTACTGCCGATCAGGGAATGACCGTATTCCCGATACTAGATGCACTAGACCCTCGGGGCTATATCATGTACCGTTTGGTGCGCGATGCAACACACTTTGTCGATGGTCATCATGTAAAAAATTTGGACAACCTTAACCGGGATCTCAGCAAAGTGGTTGTAATCGATTGGGATCCAAACTCGACAAAGCTGCATCCGGAAAATACGCTCAACATACCTCGCTGGACTGGTAACGATGATGATTCCGGTTTGTTCGATCTAATGGCGCTGCTGGTAACGATCGCTTCCAGCGAGGTTGAGGATGTGCGCGATGTGATGACGTACTACAAATCGTTCGAAAATCCGCTGGTAAAGTTCCGTGAAAATCAGCGCATTCTCGCAGAACAGATGGCCGAACGAGAGCACGAGGAAAAACAACGCAATCTGCCGGCAGTGCAGCGATGGAGACCCAGCTTTCTAGGCGGTGGACGCTAA
- the LOC125762859 gene encoding zinc finger CCCH domain-containing protein 13-like has translation MEEPDRDSANLDEKVVNDPLTASHSSEETDSWTLLGKGNDQQQNEPSGVQEIDKEDVAAEKGAGQTTSKQRHDSHRSTDSQLDESSDGISVISEIDTDSSDKMLTQEETLGDQGSTVHFSRNINLKLPVYAPLTPPYTPDEPKPARRETKETNTDLQIKRSDEQTVEAVNSMVEHSHPPVSNASWVIFSLIATGMVAVILGNSMRLQNRVEEVNFEHEKRISELELENNILKNEMNKLRHLYTRSELDEQVQRAEFEWRDVLNQDPAGETTEPLQDAEFGEETPAPPPMRKVPPQDGGVKRKVVWSGDEEEPMLIVDKDYVLPAFCYKQDQAVHDDLFSEYSAKYCDIKKRKIEAKQKKTEFQQKKQSKPENYNKFIHPKASEQSQEKRIDPGKPASPFNIDYQKAFDAIKAEGSVIVEALGSILDLSPEPEEIVKTSETPAPTDSPVLPDAEEVVSKCFENGCGEEPKKQRYEDHKQGKHWENEYDRKEDNSKKREEKVYNKQNEHNMRSTHEDGRKQKSDSREEIRQYDNKERKKEHWEKNKYEHKEQEKQYNKQKENNIRSAHEDGRKQKSDSREEIRHYDSKEGKKEYREKDKHDHKRKADYHSDDKYRKNYHHDDDDDDDDHHHKKKYKQREEFKERDYKGQPHRGDQRHGSGERPKQAAYDSGEGSYLDEYKRTEWTNGDRRRDDHQHYDKHHKKHDRDQRQQRADGDWNEKRYKGRDEYRQNGGKHGERGSGEQHWQERMKNGRQAARDEQRQQMERESNWYLERGNQREEDRMFSQPDSQTR, from the exons ATGGAAGAACCAGATCGCGATTCGGCAAACCTCGATGAGAAAGTGGTCAACGACCCACTGACGGCATCGCACAGCTCGGAAGAGACCGACAGCTGGACATTGCTAGGAAAAGGCAACGATCAGCAGCAGAACGAACCGAGTGGAGTGCAGGAGATCGATAAAGAAGATGTGGCTGCGGAGAAAGGAGCTGGCCAGACCACCTCAAAGCAGCGTCATGATAGTCACCGAAGCACTGA cTCACAGCTAGACGAATCATCCGATGGAATCAGCGTCATCAGTGAGATTGATACGGATAGCTCCGATAAGATGCTTACACAGGAGGAAACGCTTGGCGATCAAGGATCCACGGTTCATTTCAGCCGGAATATTAATCTCAAGCTGCCGGTTTATGCGCCTCTAACACCGCCCTACACCCCAGACGAACCGAAACCAGCAAGGCGAGAAACAAAGGAAACCAATACAGATTTACAGATCAAACGCTCGGACGAACAAACGGTAGAAGCAGTGAATTCGATGGTGGAACATTCCCACCCCCCTGTAAGCAATGCCAGCTGGGTCATATTTAGTCTGATAGCCACCGGCATGGTCGCGGTTATACTCGGTAACTCAATGCGGCTACAGAACCGAGTGGAGGAGGTAAATTTTGAGCACGAGAAACGCATTTCCGAACTGGAGCTGGAGAACAATATTTTGAAGAACGAGATGAACAAACTGCGCCATCTCTACACGCGCTCGGAGTTAGACGAGCAAGTTCAGCGGGCTGAATTTGAGTGGAGGGATGTCCTAAATCAAGACCCAGCCGGTGAAACCACGGAACCGTTGCAGGACGCTGAATTTGGTGAGGAAACACCGGCACCGCCACCGATGAGGAAAGTGCCACCCCAGGATGGTGGTGTGAAACGGAAGGTAGTTTGGTCGGGAGACGAAGAGGAACCGATGCTAATTGTGGACAAGGATTACGTACTGCCGGCATTCTGCTACAAGCAAGATCAAGCCGTGCACGATGATCTGTTCTCTGAGTATAGTGCAAAGTATTGTGACATTAAGAAGCGAAAGATCGAAGCCAAGCAGAAAAAGACCGAAtttcaacagaaaaaacaatccaagccggaaaattataacaaattcATCCATCCCAAAGCTTCCGAGCAATCGCAAGAGAAGCGGATCGACCCTGGCAAACCAGCCTCACCATTTAACATTGACTATCAGAAAGCATTTGATGCGATCAAGGCAGAAGGTAGTGTGATCGTGGAAGCTTTGGGTAGCATTTTGGATCTTTCACCCGAACCGGAAGAAATTGTGAAAACGAGTGAAACGCCTGCCCCAACAGATTCTCCCGTGTTACCGGATGCTGAAGAAGTGGTATCAAAATGCTTCGAAAATGGCTGCGGAGAAGAACCTAAAAAGCAAAGATACGAAGATCACAAACAGGGAAAACATTGGGAAAATGAGTACGATAGAAAAGAGGATAACTcaaagaaaagggaagaaaaagtaTACAACAAACAGAACGAGCATAATATGCGTTCAACCCATGAAGATGGTCGCAAACAAAAGAGTGATAGCCGTGAAGAAATAAGACAATATgataacaaagaaagaaaaaaggaacactGGGAAAAGAACAAATATGAACATAAAGAGCAAGAAAAACAGTATAACAAACAGAAGGAGAATAATATTCGATCAGCGCACGAAGATGGCCGTAAACAAAAGAGTGATAGTCGTGAAGAAATAAGGCATTATGATagcaaagaaggaaagaaggaaTATCGTGAAAAGGATAAACATGATCACAAGCGGAAAGCTGATTATCACTCGGATGATAAGTATCGCAAAAATTATCAccacgacgacgatgatgatgatgatgatcatcatcacaaGAAGAAGTATAAGCAGCGTGAAGAGTTTAAGGAGCGTGACTATAAAGGACAGCCTCATCGTGGTGACCAGCGGCATGGGAGTGGTGAGCGGCCAAAGCAAGCTGCTTACGATTCCGGTGAAGGATCTTACCTAGATGAATATAAGCGAACGGAATGGACCAACGGCGATCGGCGCCGTGACGATCATCAACATTATGACAAACACCACAAAAAGCATGATCGTGATCAGCGCCAGCAACGTGCCGATGGGGATTGGAACGAAAAGAGATACAAGGGCAGAGATGAATACCGCCAGAATGGTGGTAAACATGGAGAACGGGGTTCCGGCGAGCAGCATTGGCAGGAGCGCATGAAAAACGGACGACAGGCCGCCAGGGATGAGCAGAGGCAGCAGATGGAACGGGAAAGTAACTGGTACTTAGAGAGAGGAAATCAGCGCGAAGAGGATCGAATGTTTTCACAGCCAGACAGTCAAACGCGATGA